Proteins encoded by one window of Streptomyces sp. LX-29:
- a CDS encoding DUF397 domain-containing protein — protein MRTTRIDLSIADWRKSTYSTGGNGCIEITEQFPGVVPVRDSKNPEGPALFFPETAWGSFIKGVKAGEFPIT, from the coding sequence GTGCGCACGACCCGAATCGACCTGTCCATAGCTGACTGGCGCAAGAGCACCTACAGCACGGGAGGGAACGGCTGCATTGAGATCACTGAGCAGTTTCCCGGAGTCGTTCCTGTCCGTGACAGCAAGAACCCCGAGGGCCCTGCCCTGTTCTTCCCTGAAACTGCGTGGGGCTCGTTCATCAAGGGTGTGAAGGCGGGAGAGTTCCCGATCACCTGA
- a CDS encoding chaplin family protein, which produces MTVAAAGSVLAASAGYAYATGPGGAHGHGAAANSPGVASGNSIQVPVNAPVNACGNTVNVVGALNPASGNTCVNHSGGGSHHGGSHQGGGSSAKGGAHRSPGVGSGNQVQVPVNAPVNVCGNTVNAPGIGNPAAGNGCVNSGGHGHGPQQPGGHTPGKPGPHSPGKPGHPRPEEPGKPGEPGEPGKPGEPGKPGGDQPGGEKPGPQEPGQEKPGPEKPGEDKPGEDKPGEDNPGPEEKPEGQKPEGHKPPTTEVKGGGHIGTPVDDSSVFGAAAGPAAHIAGKDQLASTGAGPLEMVIPASAGMLLAGAVLYRRSRAGQH; this is translated from the coding sequence ATGACGGTTGCCGCGGCGGGCAGCGTGCTCGCCGCCAGCGCCGGTTACGCATACGCCACGGGCCCGGGCGGCGCCCATGGCCATGGCGCCGCGGCGAATTCGCCGGGTGTGGCCTCCGGCAATTCCATTCAGGTGCCGGTGAACGCGCCGGTGAACGCCTGTGGCAACACCGTCAATGTGGTCGGTGCGCTCAACCCCGCGTCCGGCAACACCTGTGTCAACCACAGCGGCGGCGGAAGTCACCACGGCGGCTCGCACCAGGGTGGCGGCAGCTCGGCGAAGGGCGGCGCGCACCGCTCTCCCGGAGTCGGCTCCGGCAACCAGGTGCAGGTGCCGGTGAACGCCCCGGTGAACGTCTGTGGCAACACCGTCAACGCCCCAGGGATCGGGAACCCGGCGGCCGGCAACGGCTGCGTCAACAGCGGCGGGCACGGCCATGGGCCGCAGCAGCCGGGCGGACACACCCCGGGCAAGCCGGGGCCGCATTCCCCCGGCAAGCCGGGCCACCCGCGGCCGGAGGAGCCCGGCAAGCCGGGTGAGCCGGGTGAGCCGGGCAAGCCGGGTGAGCCGGGCAAGCCCGGCGGTGACCAGCCGGGCGGCGAGAAGCCCGGTCCCCAGGAGCCGGGCCAGGAGAAGCCGGGGCCGGAGAAGCCGGGTGAGGACAAGCCGGGCGAGGACAAGCCGGGTGAGGACAACCCGGGTCCCGAGGAGAAGCCCGAGGGCCAGAAGCCCGAGGGTCACAAGCCCCCGACGACCGAGGTGAAGGGCGGCGGCCACATCGGCACGCCGGTGGACGACTCGTCCGTCTTCGGCGCGGCCGCCGGCCCCGCCGCGCACATCGCGGGCAAGGACCAGCTGGCGTCCACCGGTGCCGGCCCGCTGGAGATGGTGATCCCGGCAAGCGCGGGGATGCTGCTCGCGGGCGCCGTGCTCTACCGCCGGTCTCGCGCCGGGCAGCACTGA
- a CDS encoding GMC family oxidoreductase, which translates to MGDAPHYDVIIIGTGAGGGTLAHRLAPSGKRVLILERGDYLPRERDNWDSTAVFVKGRYRAPEFWFDKHGKEFPPEVNYYVGGNTKFYGAALFRLRPEDFGELTHHDGVSPAWPIRYEDLEPYYTQAEHLYRVHGRHGEDPWEGPAGEQYAYPPVEHESRIQQLSDDLEKRGLHPFHLPIGVDLTQDGEGRATHSSVCIRCDRVDGFPCLVRGKSDAQVICVEPALRHPNVEMITNARVTRLETDPAGRGVSTVVARLAGDEEARYAADIVVVACGAVNSAVLLLASANEHHPRGLANSSDVVGRFYMRHNNLALMAVSKEPNDTRFQKTLALHDWYLGADDWDYPLGGIQMLGKSDAEQIHGEAPRWAGAVTPDMPFEVLAHHAVDFWLCGEDLPLPDNRVTLDDDGRVHLALDESNNIAGLERLRHRLQRMLGHLGMHEHHLLPHSIYLHKGMPIGATAHQAGTVRFGDDPASSALDVNCKAHDLDNLYVVDTSFFPSIGAVNPSLTAIANALRVGDHLLDRLR; encoded by the coding sequence GTGGGCGACGCCCCCCACTACGACGTCATCATCATCGGTACCGGAGCGGGCGGAGGGACGCTCGCGCACCGGCTGGCGCCTTCCGGGAAACGGGTGCTGATCCTCGAACGCGGCGACTACCTCCCGCGCGAGCGGGACAACTGGGATTCCACCGCCGTGTTCGTCAAGGGCAGGTACCGGGCCCCGGAGTTCTGGTTCGACAAGCACGGCAAGGAGTTCCCGCCCGAGGTCAACTACTACGTCGGCGGCAACACCAAGTTCTATGGGGCCGCCCTGTTCCGACTGCGGCCCGAGGACTTCGGCGAACTGACGCACCACGACGGGGTCTCCCCCGCCTGGCCGATCCGGTACGAGGATCTGGAGCCGTACTACACCCAGGCGGAACACCTGTACCGGGTGCACGGCCGGCACGGCGAGGATCCCTGGGAGGGCCCGGCCGGCGAGCAGTACGCGTACCCGCCGGTGGAACACGAGTCGCGCATCCAGCAGTTGAGCGACGACCTGGAGAAGCGGGGCCTGCACCCCTTCCACCTGCCCATCGGGGTCGATCTGACCCAGGACGGCGAGGGCCGGGCGACCCACTCAAGCGTCTGCATCCGCTGCGACCGGGTGGACGGCTTCCCCTGTCTGGTGCGCGGCAAGTCCGACGCCCAGGTGATCTGCGTGGAACCGGCGCTGCGGCACCCCAACGTGGAGATGATCACGAACGCCCGGGTGACCAGGCTCGAGACCGATCCGGCGGGCCGCGGCGTCAGCACGGTCGTGGCCCGGCTCGCGGGGGACGAGGAGGCCCGGTACGCGGCCGACATCGTGGTCGTCGCCTGCGGCGCGGTCAACTCGGCCGTCCTCCTCCTCGCCTCGGCGAACGAGCACCATCCCCGGGGCCTGGCGAACAGCTCGGACGTGGTCGGTCGGTTCTACATGCGCCACAACAACCTGGCCCTGATGGCCGTTTCGAAGGAGCCCAACGACACCAGGTTCCAGAAGACCCTCGCCCTGCACGACTGGTACCTCGGCGCCGACGACTGGGACTACCCGCTCGGCGGGATCCAGATGCTCGGCAAGTCGGACGCCGAGCAGATCCACGGTGAGGCCCCGCGCTGGGCCGGAGCGGTGACCCCGGACATGCCCTTCGAGGTCCTGGCCCACCACGCCGTCGACTTCTGGCTGTGCGGGGAGGACCTGCCGCTCCCCGACAACCGCGTCACCCTGGACGACGACGGTCGCGTCCACCTGGCCCTCGACGAGTCCAACAACATCGCGGGGCTGGAGCGCCTGCGGCACAGGCTCCAGCGCATGCTGGGCCATCTGGGCATGCACGAGCACCATCTGCTGCCCCACAGCATCTACCTGCACAAGGGCATGCCGATCGGCGCCACGGCCCACCAGGCCGGCACCGTGCGGTTCGGCGACGATCCGGCCTCCTCGGCCCTGGACGTCAACTGCAAGGCGCACGACCTCGACAACCTGTACGTGGTCGACACGAGCTTCTTCCCGAGCATCGGGGCGGTCAACCCGTCCCTGACAGCCATCGCGAACGCCCTGCGCGTCGGCGACCACCTGCTGGACCGGCTGCGCTGA
- a CDS encoding helix-turn-helix transcriptional regulator: MPAPKPIAPHQSRAAELGAAIRKYRAAKRWTQAELGKAVALSNTAISKFESAVNIPCRDTARRMDDALGANGHVRRLRDHLDDNPDAKWVQKFLHEHLNAAETRQISGFTPLLLETEEHTRLALQAGLPLYGGNLDDKVIYRAKLRQALLRPDPPMFRVVLEEAALHIVTGGKRVMRSQLLHLIERSHEPKVDLRVLPFEGHGVFNEVGDVTIWDRPSRPPVAFRPSGRSGKFITKREAVADLVGLYDHLYRIALDQEASRNLIQKAAEELYPCARPESTCP, encoded by the coding sequence ATGCCAGCCCCGAAACCGATTGCCCCACACCAGTCCCGCGCGGCCGAGCTCGGAGCGGCAATCCGCAAGTACCGGGCCGCGAAGAGGTGGACTCAGGCCGAGCTCGGCAAAGCGGTGGCGTTATCGAACACGGCCATCTCAAAGTTCGAAAGCGCCGTCAACATCCCCTGCCGTGACACCGCTCGACGCATGGACGATGCCCTTGGCGCGAACGGACATGTTCGCAGACTCCGCGACCACCTCGATGACAACCCTGACGCAAAGTGGGTCCAGAAGTTCCTTCACGAGCACCTGAACGCTGCGGAGACCCGGCAGATCAGCGGGTTCACGCCCCTTCTGCTTGAGACAGAGGAACACACTCGGCTCGCACTGCAAGCAGGACTGCCGCTGTACGGCGGAAACCTAGATGACAAGGTCATCTATCGAGCGAAGCTGCGCCAGGCGCTACTTCGCCCCGATCCTCCGATGTTCCGCGTGGTACTGGAAGAGGCTGCGTTACACATTGTCACTGGCGGCAAAAGGGTCATGCGGAGCCAGTTGCTCCACCTGATCGAGCGTTCACATGAACCGAAAGTCGACCTTAGGGTGTTGCCGTTCGAAGGCCACGGCGTCTTCAACGAGGTCGGCGACGTGACCATCTGGGATCGGCCGAGCAGACCTCCCGTGGCATTCCGGCCTTCCGGGCGTTCTGGAAAATTCATCACGAAGCGGGAAGCTGTTGCAGATCTCGTGGGCCTCTATGATCACCTCTACCGCATAGCGCTAGACCAAGAGGCATCAAGAAACCTTATTCAGAAGGCTGCTGAGGAGTTGTACCCGTGCGCACGACCCGAATCGACCTGTCCATAG
- a CDS encoding DUF5703 family protein, producing MPEYEFCDVYVPRGVSRKATTRLLTDHAEYGHWELDRLRLNPDGSRRVRLRRRIIRQIRATW from the coding sequence ATGCCGGAATACGAATTCTGTGATGTGTATGTGCCGCGGGGAGTCTCCCGCAAGGCCACGACCCGTCTGCTGACCGACCATGCCGAGTACGGACACTGGGAGTTGGACCGACTACGACTGAATCCCGACGGGAGCCGCAGAGTGCGGCTGCGCCGCCGCATCATCCGCCAGATCCGCGCCACCTGGTGA
- a CDS encoding YrhB domain-containing protein gives MISQERAIELVESLLERERPTWAWARLIPKLAVYAVEERSVGWLVYWTSANGARNPDLRGNLLGGPYLVDREDGSIHFVPGTDWTDDWEEDYLRQVKGIKMPDPLAADIRHLADSVGTAAAMRHLRKQAPRMSLQQAKTYVTIVRDGSEPPEELASLTRKPNPWGLGPIETLAGPVR, from the coding sequence ATGATTTCCCAGGAACGAGCGATCGAGCTGGTCGAGTCCTTGCTGGAGCGGGAGCGGCCGACCTGGGCATGGGCGAGGCTGATCCCGAAGCTGGCTGTCTACGCCGTCGAGGAGCGTTCGGTCGGGTGGCTCGTCTACTGGACGTCGGCGAACGGCGCCCGCAACCCCGATCTGCGCGGGAACCTCCTCGGCGGCCCCTACCTGGTCGACCGGGAGGACGGGAGCATCCACTTCGTTCCCGGCACCGACTGGACCGATGACTGGGAGGAGGACTACCTCCGGCAGGTCAAGGGCATCAAGATGCCCGACCCCCTCGCCGCGGACATCCGCCACCTCGCGGACTCCGTCGGGACCGCCGCCGCCATGCGGCACCTGCGCAAGCAGGCCCCACGGATGAGCCTGCAGCAGGCCAAGACCTACGTGACGATCGTCAGGGACGGGAGTGAACCACCCGAGGAACTGGCGAGCCTCACCCGCAAGCCCAATCCATGGGGCCTGGGCCCGATCGAGACGCTGGCCGGCCCAGTCCGGTAG
- a CDS encoding cytochrome ubiquinol oxidase subunit I — protein MHPTMQLLVDAPPQTLPARSLMAFTLASHIILVPLGVALPLITLIMHGYGLRRDDPTALLLARRWSAVMAVQFAIGVVTGTVLSFEFGLLWPGLMGRWGDVFGIGFGVEAWAFFFEAVLIAVYLYGWRRLPSRVHFLLGLPLPAAALLGAFGILAANSWMNTPRGFTLDSAGDPTDVNIWKAIFTPMFGPQYWHFVVAMLVTAGYVVAGVYAVGWLRGRRDRYHRLGFTVPFTVAALATPVQFVLGDSIARQVFHKQPVKFAAMEIVWKTDTHVPEYLFGRLHPDGTISGGIRIPQLDSILAGFRPDTRVTGLTSVPAADRPNATQATITHWAFDIMVGIGSVLVLLALWYGLVWLRRRRLPESKWFFRSAACAGVASVVAVECGWITTEVGRQPWIVYQNMRVAEAVTATRSTTLWIMFGLVVVVYVFVFGSFLAVLLKMRTRWRLADEQRTEPGPVAPPETDTPYGPRPPVPAGDAPAPRGDDGPAPTAGGRP, from the coding sequence ATGCACCCCACGATGCAGCTGTTGGTGGACGCGCCGCCGCAGACGCTGCCGGCCAGATCGCTCATGGCCTTCACCCTGGCCTCCCACATCATCCTGGTGCCGCTGGGCGTGGCGCTGCCGCTGATCACCCTCATCATGCACGGCTACGGCCTGCGCCGCGACGACCCGACCGCCCTGCTGCTGGCGCGGCGCTGGTCGGCGGTCATGGCGGTGCAGTTCGCGATCGGAGTGGTCACCGGGACCGTGCTGTCCTTCGAGTTCGGCCTGCTCTGGCCGGGCCTGATGGGACGTTGGGGCGATGTCTTCGGCATCGGATTCGGCGTCGAGGCATGGGCCTTCTTCTTCGAGGCGGTCCTCATCGCGGTCTACCTCTACGGCTGGCGCCGGCTGCCTTCCCGTGTGCACTTCCTGCTCGGGCTGCCCCTGCCGGCAGCCGCTCTGCTCGGGGCCTTCGGCATCCTGGCCGCGAACTCCTGGATGAACACGCCGCGGGGTTTCACTCTCGACTCCGCGGGCGACCCCACCGACGTGAACATCTGGAAGGCGATCTTCACCCCGATGTTCGGGCCGCAGTACTGGCACTTCGTGGTGGCGATGCTGGTGACCGCGGGTTACGTCGTGGCGGGGGTGTACGCCGTCGGATGGCTGCGCGGCCGCCGCGACCGCTACCACCGGCTCGGCTTCACCGTCCCGTTCACCGTCGCCGCGCTGGCGACTCCCGTGCAGTTCGTGCTGGGCGACTCCATCGCCCGACAGGTGTTCCACAAGCAGCCGGTGAAGTTCGCCGCGATGGAGATCGTCTGGAAGACCGACACCCATGTCCCGGAGTACCTGTTCGGTCGCCTCCATCCGGACGGCACGATCTCCGGCGGCATCAGGATCCCGCAGCTCGACTCCATCCTCGCGGGGTTCCGCCCCGACACCAGGGTCACCGGGCTGACCTCCGTCCCGGCGGCCGACCGGCCGAACGCCACCCAGGCCACCATCACCCACTGGGCCTTCGACATCATGGTCGGGATCGGCTCGGTGCTGGTGCTGCTCGCCCTGTGGTACGGCCTCGTCTGGCTGCGGCGCCGCCGCCTGCCGGAGTCGAAGTGGTTCTTCCGGAGCGCCGCCTGCGCGGGCGTCGCCTCCGTCGTCGCCGTGGAATGCGGCTGGATCACCACCGAGGTGGGCCGCCAGCCGTGGATCGTCTACCAGAACATGCGGGTCGCCGAAGCGGTGACCGCCACCCGTTCCACGACTCTGTGGATCATGTTCGGTCTCGTCGTCGTGGTGTACGTGTTCGTCTTCGGCTCGTTCCTCGCCGTGCTGCTGAAGATGCGCACCCGCTGGCGGCTCGCCGACGAACAGCGGACGGAGCCGGGACCGGTCGCGCCGCCGGAGACGGACACACCCTACGGCCCCCGCCCGCCGGTTCCCGCCGGCGACGCCCCGGCGCCCCGTGGCGACGACGGCCCGGCACCGACCGCGGGAGGCCGGCCATGA
- a CDS encoding cyclase family protein — protein sequence MSRPRPSAQRQAAEPPLSEEDFRSLYRRLCDQARSGRGEGDLRRGALVHLTPERVVAAAAGVRCGRTVSLAAPIETRPGPDDPEPATHRMTGTVHQDPEAPGLHFALDRFAMNVHGDAHTHLDALCHVVFDGELYGGVPASTVTPDGARALTVDVVRDGIVGRGVLLDIPRLRGVPWLEPGDHVTADDLTAAEAAQGVRAGPGDLLFVRVGHRRRRRETGAWEVARARAGIHPAALGFLAERRVAVLGSDGNNDTAPSLVAEVAFPVHVLAMHAMGLHLLDYLDFEELAPACEQLGRWHFLCVVAPLRLPAATGSPVNPVAVL from the coding sequence ATGTCGCGCCCGCGGCCGTCGGCGCAGCGTCAGGCGGCGGAGCCGCCCCTGTCCGAGGAGGACTTTCGGTCTCTGTACCGGCGGCTGTGTGACCAGGCTCGGAGCGGGCGGGGCGAGGGAGACCTGCGCCGTGGAGCCCTGGTCCATCTGACCCCCGAGCGTGTGGTGGCGGCCGCCGCGGGGGTGCGGTGTGGGCGGACCGTGTCGCTGGCCGCGCCCATCGAGACCCGGCCGGGGCCGGACGACCCGGAGCCCGCGACGCACCGGATGACGGGGACGGTCCACCAGGACCCCGAAGCGCCCGGGTTGCACTTCGCGCTCGACCGGTTCGCCATGAACGTGCACGGTGACGCGCACACCCATCTCGACGCGTTGTGCCACGTCGTCTTCGACGGCGAGCTCTATGGCGGCGTACCGGCGAGCACGGTGACGCCGGACGGCGCCCGTGCGCTCACGGTCGACGTGGTGCGCGACGGGATCGTCGGCCGCGGCGTACTGCTGGACATCCCGCGGCTGCGCGGGGTCCCCTGGCTCGAACCCGGCGACCATGTGACGGCCGACGACCTCACGGCCGCGGAGGCCGCTCAGGGGGTCCGGGCCGGGCCGGGAGACCTGCTGTTCGTGCGCGTCGGACACCGCCGTCGGCGTCGGGAGACCGGTGCCTGGGAGGTGGCGCGGGCCCGGGCCGGCATCCATCCGGCGGCGTTGGGATTCCTCGCCGAGCGGCGCGTCGCCGTGCTGGGCTCGGACGGCAACAACGACACGGCTCCGAGCCTGGTGGCGGAGGTCGCGTTTCCCGTCCACGTGCTGGCGATGCACGCCATGGGTCTCCATCTCCTGGACTACCTGGACTTCGAGGAACTGGCGCCGGCGTGCGAACAGCTGGGCCGCTGGCACTTCCTGTGCGTGGTCGCGCCGTTGCGGCTGCCGGCGGCCACCGGCTCTCCGGTGAATCCCGTCGCCGTGCTCTGA
- a CDS encoding M20/M25/M40 family metallo-hydrolase, with protein sequence MSTATGSGAVSGEDEVVDLCRELIRIDTSNYGDHSGPGERAAAEYVAEKLAEVGLEPRIFESHKGRASTVARIAGEDPSRPALLIHGHLDVVPANAHDWTHHPFAGEIADDCVWGRGAVDMKDMDAMTLAVVRDRLRSGRRPPRDIVLAFLADEEAGGVYGARHLVDRHPDLFEGVTEAIGEVGGFSFTVNEKLRLYLVETAQKGMHWMRLTVDGTAGHGSMTNKDNAITELSEAVARVGRHRFPVRVTKTVRSFLDELSDALGTPLDPENMDETLAKLGGIAKIIGATLQNTAQPTMLGAGYKVNVIPGQATAHVDGRFLPGYEEEFLADLDRLLGPRVRREDVHADKALETSFDGALVEAMQTALKAEDPIARAVPYCLSGGTDAKSFDDLGIRCFGFAPLKLPPELDFAGMFHGVDERVPVEGLKFGVRVLDRFLDHC encoded by the coding sequence ATGTCGACCGCGACTGGGAGCGGTGCCGTCAGCGGTGAGGACGAGGTCGTCGATCTCTGCCGTGAGCTGATCCGGATCGACACCAGCAACTACGGGGACCACTCCGGGCCCGGGGAGCGCGCCGCCGCCGAGTACGTGGCCGAGAAGCTGGCCGAGGTGGGGCTGGAGCCGCGGATCTTCGAGTCGCACAAGGGGCGGGCGTCGACGGTGGCGCGGATCGCGGGCGAGGACCCGTCGCGGCCCGCGCTGCTGATCCACGGGCATCTGGACGTGGTGCCGGCGAACGCCCACGACTGGACGCACCACCCGTTCGCCGGGGAGATCGCCGACGACTGCGTCTGGGGGCGTGGCGCGGTCGACATGAAGGACATGGACGCGATGACGCTGGCGGTCGTGCGGGACCGCCTGCGCAGCGGGCGCAGGCCGCCGCGGGACATCGTGCTGGCCTTCCTGGCGGACGAGGAGGCGGGCGGGGTCTACGGGGCGCGGCACCTCGTCGACCGGCACCCCGATCTCTTCGAGGGGGTGACCGAGGCCATCGGCGAGGTCGGCGGTTTCTCGTTCACGGTGAACGAGAAGCTGCGGCTGTATCTGGTGGAAACCGCCCAGAAGGGAATGCACTGGATGCGGCTGACGGTGGACGGCACCGCCGGCCACGGCTCGATGACCAACAAGGACAACGCGATCACCGAGCTGAGCGAGGCGGTCGCGCGGGTGGGCCGGCACAGGTTCCCGGTGCGGGTGACCAAGACCGTGCGGTCCTTCCTCGATGAGCTCTCCGACGCCCTCGGGACCCCGCTGGACCCGGAGAACATGGACGAGACGCTCGCCAAGCTCGGCGGCATCGCGAAGATCATCGGGGCCACGCTGCAGAACACCGCCCAGCCGACCATGCTCGGCGCCGGGTACAAGGTCAACGTCATCCCCGGGCAGGCCACGGCGCACGTGGACGGCAGGTTCCTGCCCGGCTACGAGGAGGAGTTCCTGGCCGACCTGGACCGGCTGCTCGGGCCGCGGGTGCGGCGCGAGGACGTGCACGCGGACAAGGCGCTGGAGACCAGCTTCGACGGGGCGCTGGTGGAGGCCATGCAGACGGCCCTGAAGGCCGAGGACCCGATCGCTCGGGCCGTCCCCTACTGCCTCTCCGGTGGCACCGACGCCAAGTCCTTCGACGACCTCGGCATCCGTTGCTTCGGCTTCGCCCCGCTCAAGCTGCCGCCGGAGCTGGACTTCGCCGGCATGTTCCACGGCGTGGACGAGCGGGTGCCGGTGGAGGGACTCAAGTTCGGAGTACGGGTGCTCGACCGCTTCCTCGATCACTGCTGA
- a CDS encoding protein kinase produces MIHTGPYGLPDSALEALNPLSQRLVMNRRGTTLWKVRSAHRTYAVKVGYPTTTHAWTALAPAREGAILRRLNRDDVSYGDWEHGTWNVQPWHQGDSLYDLWQPHRAEGASSVPDLGEALSCAEAVASLHSMGWTHGDVQPAHLITSPKGTALIDLALAHGGSVPARYDFSYRGCLVHYESPEISRSVLETGTAAPSMAADVYALGASLFISATGLRHVAYPDDASRKDQRQAIVDGPHRPVKVPGVLGTLINAMLNPDPADRPTSSQVCEELIRADGVRPRDQRMTNSGQERAETAGEHDQPR; encoded by the coding sequence ATGATTCACACCGGGCCCTACGGCTTGCCCGATTCGGCGTTGGAAGCCCTCAACCCGCTGTCTCAGCGGTTAGTGATGAACCGGCGCGGAACCACGCTTTGGAAAGTCCGCTCGGCCCACAGAACCTACGCCGTCAAGGTCGGCTACCCGACCACAACGCACGCCTGGACGGCCCTGGCCCCCGCGCGCGAAGGCGCGATCTTGCGCCGCCTCAACAGGGACGACGTGAGCTATGGCGACTGGGAACACGGCACCTGGAACGTCCAGCCCTGGCACCAGGGCGACAGCCTGTACGACCTCTGGCAGCCCCACCGCGCTGAAGGGGCCTCATCCGTACCTGACCTAGGTGAAGCGCTGTCCTGCGCGGAAGCCGTAGCCTCTTTGCACTCAATGGGTTGGACACATGGAGACGTCCAGCCTGCGCACCTGATCACCAGCCCCAAGGGAACAGCGCTTATCGATCTCGCTTTGGCGCACGGCGGAAGCGTGCCCGCCAGATACGACTTCAGCTATCGGGGCTGTCTCGTCCACTACGAGAGTCCGGAAATCTCGCGCAGCGTGCTGGAGACCGGTACGGCAGCCCCGAGCATGGCAGCGGACGTCTACGCCCTCGGAGCCTCGCTCTTCATCAGCGCTACCGGACTACGCCACGTCGCCTACCCCGATGACGCGAGCCGCAAGGATCAACGTCAAGCCATCGTAGACGGACCACACCGGCCGGTGAAGGTGCCCGGGGTACTGGGCACCCTCATCAACGCCATGCTCAACCCGGATCCCGCCGACCGGCCGACGAGTAGCCAAGTCTGCGAAGAGCTGATCAGGGCTGACGGGGTTCGGCCACGTGACCAACGCATGACCAACAGCGGCCAGGAACGGGCAGAAACAGCAGGTGAGCATGACCAACCCCGATAG
- a CDS encoding cytochrome d ubiquinol oxidase subunit II yields the protein MTADLVAVVLLLAVVAYACAGGTDYGAGFWDLTAGGTERGRRPRWLIDHAMAPVWEVNNVWLIFVLVIMWTGFPDFFQAVFTAMWLPLALAAVGTVLRGAGFALRKPARRLAGRRLYGAVFAIASLLTPFFLGAAAGGIASGRAAPGTEPSAHAWSNPTSILFGLLAVATTAFLGAVFLAADARRFDAPDLDGYFRRRALAALAAVAVLAVITLGVTHDDAPHVWHGLTRGVGLLFVIAAALATVASAWLLLRPSAAWSRVTAVGVVASAILAWGMAQRPYLIPPSLTVAEGAGAPTTLRWLVFVTLVAVVLVFPAVALLYWLDTHGELEALTDDDLRRRGARDEG from the coding sequence ATGACCGCCGATCTCGTCGCCGTCGTCCTGCTCCTCGCGGTCGTCGCCTACGCCTGCGCCGGTGGCACCGACTACGGGGCCGGGTTCTGGGACCTGACCGCCGGCGGGACGGAGCGCGGCAGGCGCCCCCGGTGGCTGATCGACCACGCCATGGCCCCCGTCTGGGAGGTCAACAACGTCTGGCTGATCTTCGTTCTGGTCATCATGTGGACCGGGTTCCCGGACTTCTTCCAGGCCGTCTTCACCGCGATGTGGCTGCCCCTGGCGCTGGCCGCCGTGGGCACCGTGCTGCGCGGCGCCGGCTTCGCCCTGCGCAAGCCCGCCCGGCGGCTCGCCGGACGGCGCCTCTACGGGGCGGTGTTCGCCATCGCCTCCCTCCTCACTCCGTTCTTCCTCGGAGCCGCGGCCGGAGGGATCGCCTCCGGCCGGGCGGCCCCCGGCACCGAGCCGTCGGCGCACGCCTGGTCCAACCCCACCTCGATCCTCTTCGGCCTCCTCGCCGTCGCCACCACGGCCTTCCTCGGAGCCGTGTTCCTGGCCGCCGACGCCCGGCGCTTCGACGCCCCCGACCTCGACGGCTACTTCCGGCGGCGAGCTCTGGCGGCTCTCGCCGCCGTCGCCGTACTGGCCGTCATCACCCTGGGCGTCACCCACGATGACGCGCCCCACGTATGGCACGGCCTCACCCGCGGCGTGGGACTCCTCTTCGTCATCGCGGCGGCACTCGCCACCGTCGCCTCCGCCTGGCTGCTGCTCCGCCCCTCCGCGGCCTGGTCCCGGGTCACCGCGGTCGGCGTGGTCGCCTCGGCCATCCTCGCGTGGGGCATGGCCCAACGCCCGTATCTCATCCCGCCCTCGCTGACCGTCGCGGAGGGCGCGGGCGCGCCCACCACCCTGCGCTGGCTGGTGTTCGTCACCCTCGTCGCGGTGGTGCTGGTCTTCCCGGCGGTCGCCCTCCTGTACTGGCTCGACACGCACGGCGAGTTGGAAGCCCTCACCGACGACGACCTGCGGCGACGTGGTGCGCGGGACGAGGGCTGA
- a CDS encoding chaplin, translating to MIKKVVAVAAATGGLVMAGAGLAAADAGAQGAALQSPGVVSGNVIQAPVNTPANVCGNTINVVGLLNPAMGNTCINK from the coding sequence ATGATCAAGAAGGTTGTCGCCGTCGCGGCCGCCACCGGTGGTCTGGTGATGGCAGGTGCGGGTCTGGCTGCCGCCGACGCGGGCGCCCAGGGCGCCGCGCTGCAGTCCCCCGGTGTCGTTTCCGGCAACGTGATCCAGGCTCCGGTGAACACGCCGGCGAATGTCTGTGGCAACACGATCAACGTGGTCGGGCTGCTGAACCCCGCCATGGGAAACACCTGCATCAACAAGTGA